From Puntigrus tetrazona isolate hp1 chromosome 8, ASM1883169v1, whole genome shotgun sequence, the proteins below share one genomic window:
- the edem3 gene encoding ER degradation-enhancing alpha-mannosidase-like protein 3 isoform X1 yields MWMLHSATMLPAFLLLFLLGTSISLSEAMSRDEKNKLRNQVLEMFDHAYQNYMDHAYPADELMPLTCRGRVRGLEPSRGDIDDALGKFSLTLIDTLDTLALLNKTVEFEEAVRRVVADVRLDNDIVVSVFETNIRVLGGLLGGHSMAVMLKESGRMLWYQDELLHMAKDLGLRLLPAFNTSSGLPYPRVNLRYGVRGPETRTGTETDTCTACAGTIILEFAALSRFTGDPTFEAHARRALDFLWEKRQRNSNLVGTTINIHSGEWVRRDSGVGAGIDSYYEYLMKAYILLGDDRFLQRFNTHYASIMKYISQPPLLLDVHIHKPLLPARTWMDSLLAFFPGLQVLKGDIRPAIETHEMLYQVTKKHNFLPEAFTTDFRVHWAQHPLRPEFAESTYFLYKATRDPYYLEVGRTILENLNRFARVPCGFAAMKDVRTGSHEDRMDSFFLAEMFKYLFLLFAEEEDLPFNVEDYVFTTEAHLLPLSLSTASNSQAPPLVNNMAGEELDDSNFEWTCPNTRLLFPDPAFPRNLREPIRSAVDKSCPRPTTHRDPGMGRPPLRAQDFMANNPEHLELLRRMGVSLIHLKDGRVQLVQHATQAVSAVAAEDGMRFMQEMMELSSQQQKEQLPPRAVQIVSHPFFGRVVLTAGPAQFGMDLSKSSSGVRGFVTVAEPYNGCSELSNGEIVAGRIALLQRGQCMFAEKARHIQKAGAIGGIVIDDNEGSSSDTAPLFQMAGDGRNTDDVTLPLLFLFHKEGNILLEALKEYREVEVLLSDKARDRESIFKGKALPGALLDGSTEGAEEEDCSTEEKDHTSPASSEPVDQSQVTTQEQTTGDSAVGQESVQPTEELNSYVSVDVGEEPAVDDDSSSQSVDSLMADWQEDLEAFKQMEKDEL; encoded by the exons TACCCCGCAGATGAGCTGATGCCTTTGACTTGCCGTGGGAGAGTACGTGGACTAGAGCCCAGTCGAGGGGATATAGATGATGCCCTGGGCAA GTTCTCCCTCACCCTCATCGACACTCTTGACACCCTTGCA CTGTTAAATAAGACGGTGGAGTTTGAGGAGGCGGTGAGGAGAGTGGTGGCGGATGTACGGTTGGATAATGACATCGTGGTGTCCGTATTTGAGACCAACATCCGGGTGCTGGG TGGACTACTGGGAGGCCATTCCATGGCTGTCATGTTGAAAGAAAGTGGCCGAATGCTCTGGTACCAGGACGAGCTGCTGCACATGGCCAAAGATCTCGGACTCAGACTGCTGCCTGCATTTAACACCAGCAGTGGCCTGCCTTACCCTAGA GTGAACCTGCGTTATGGAGTCCGTGGACCCGAGACCCGCACAGGCACTGAAACGGACACCTGCACTGCCTGTGCCGGGACAATCATTCTAGAATTTGCAGCCCTGAGCCGCTTTACTGGCGACCCCACATTTGAG GCTCATGCGAGAAGAGCTCTTGACTTCCTTTGGGAAAAGAGACAGAGGAACAGTAATCTAGTGGGAACAACCATCAATATCCACTCGGGAGAGTGGGTCCGCAGGG ACAGCGGAGTTGGGGCAGGCATAGATTCCTATTATGAGTACTTAATGAAGGCTTATATATTACTTGGAGATGATCGATTTCTTCAGCGCTTTAACACT CACTATGCATCCATTATGAAATACATCAGCCAACCTCCTCTGCTACTGGATGTCCACATCCACAAACCCCTTCTGCCAGCTCGAACCTGGATGGACTCCTTGCTTGCCTTTTTCCCTGGATTGCAG GTATTAAAGGGGGATATCCGGCCAGCCATAGAGACGCATGAAATGCTTTATCAGGTTACCAAGAAACACAACTTCCTCCCTGAG GCCTTCACGACTGATTTCAGGGTTCACTGGGCTCAGCACCCCCTCCGGCCAGAGTTTGCAGAAAGCACTTACTTCCTCTATAAG GCAACCAGAGATCCATATTACCTGGAGGTGGGCCGCACCATACTGGAGAACCTGAACCGATTCGCTCGGGTTCCCTGTGGCTTTGCTGCTATGAAGGACGTGAGGACAGGGAGCCACGAGGACCG CATGGACTCGTTTTTCCTGGCGGAGATGTTTAAGTACCTGTTCCTGTTGTTTGCTGAGGAGGAGGATTTGCCTTTTAATGTGGAGGACTACGTATTTACCACAGAAGCTCATCTGTTGCCTCTTTCCCTCTCCACCGCTTCAAACTCACAGGCGCCCCCTTTGGTAAACAATATG GCTGGAGAGGAGCTTGATGACTCAAATTTTGAGTGGACTTGCCCTAACACCCGCCTACTCTTTCCTGATCCCGCCTTCCCACGCAATCTCCGCGAACCAATCAGGAGTGCGGTGGATAAGAGTTGTCCGCGCCCAACTACTCATCG AGATCCTGGTATGGGACGTCCTCCTCTTAGGGCTCAAGACTTTATGGCCAATAACCCTGAACATTTGGAGCTGCTGAGGCGGATGGGTGTCAGTCTCATCCATTTGAAGGATGGCAGAGTACAACTTGTTCAACATGCCACACAG GCTGTGAGCGCAGTTGCTGCAGAAGACGGCATGCGCTTTATGCAGGAAATGATGGAGCTGTCCAGCCAGCAGCAGAAGGAGCAGCTTCCTCCACGAGCTGTTCAGATTGTTTCACACCCTTTTTTTGGTAGAGTGGTTTTGACTGCAGGCCCTGCGCAGTTTGGAATGGATCTTTCCAAAAGCAGTTCTGGA GTGCGTGGGTTCGTAACTGTAGCGGAGCCCTATAACGGCTGTTCTGAGTTGAGTAACGGAGAAATTGTGGCCGGCCGCATTGCTCTGCTGCAAAGAGGCCAGTGCATGTTTGCAGAGAAGGCCAGGCACATTCAGAAAGCTGGGGCCATCGGAGGTATCGTTATAG ATGACAATGAGGGCAGCAGCAGTGATACAGCTCCATTGTTCCAAATGGCGGGAGATGGGCGGAACACTGATGATGTCACTTTACCACTTCTTTTCCTGTTCCATAAAGAGGGTAACATCCTGTTGGAGGCTCTAAAGGAGTACAGGGAGGTGGAGGTGCTGCTAAGTGATAAAGCTAGAGACAGAG AATCCATATTTAAGGGGAAAGCCCTCCCGGGCGCCCTGTTGGATGGCA GTACGGAAGGAGCAGAGGAAGAGGACTGCTCCACCGAAGAGAAAGACCACACTTCTCCCGCCTCTTCGGAACCTGTCGACCAATCACAAGTAACTACTCAGGAACAGACAACAGGCGACTCGGCCGTGGGACAAGAGTCAGTTCAGCCAACGGAGGAACTTAACAGTTACGTTTCCGTGGATGTAGGGGAGGAGCCTGCGGTGGACGACGACTCGAGCAGCCAATCGGTGGACTCGTTGATGGCTGATTGGCAGGAGGACTTGGAAGCGTTTAAGCAGATGGAGAAGGATGAGCTTTGA
- the edem3 gene encoding ER degradation-enhancing alpha-mannosidase-like protein 3 isoform X3 produces MWMLHSATMLPAFLLLFLLGTSISLSEAMSRDEKNKLRNQVLEMFDHAYQNYMDHAYPADELMPLTCRGRVRGLEPSRGDIDDALGKFSLTLIDTLDTLALLNKTVEFEEAVRRVVADVRLDNDIVVSVFETNIRVLGGLLGGHSMAVMLKESGRMLWYQDELLHMAKDLGLRLLPAFNTSSGLPYPRVNLRYGVRGPETRTGTETDTCTACAGTIILEFAALSRFTGDPTFEAHARRALDFLWEKRQRNSNLVGTTINIHSGEWVRRDSGVGAGIDSYYEYLMKAYILLGDDRFLQRFNTHYASIMKYISQPPLLLDVHIHKPLLPARTWMDSLLAFFPGLQVLKGDIRPAIETHEMLYQVTKKHNFLPEAFTTDFRVHWAQHPLRPEFAESTYFLYKATRDPYYLEVGRTILENLNRFARVPCGFAAMKDVRTGSHEDRMDSFFLAEMFKYLFLLFAEEEDLPFNVEDYVFTTEAHLLPLSLSTASNSQAPPLVNNMAGEELDDSNFEWTCPNTRLLFPDPAFPRNLREPIRSAVDKSCPRPTTHRDPGMGRPPLRAQDFMANNPEHLELLRRMGVSLIHLKDGRVQLVQHATQAVSAVAAEDGMRFMQEMMELSSQQQKEQLPPRAVQIVSHPFFGRVVLTAGPAQFGMDLSKSSSGVRGFVTVAEPYNGCSELSNGEIVAGRIALLQRGQCMFAEKARHIQKAGAIGGIVIDDNEGSSSDTAPLFQMAGDGRNTDDVTLPLLFLFHKEGNILLEALKEYREVEVLLSDKARDRGTEGAEEEDCSTEEKDHTSPASSEPVDQSQVTTQEQTTGDSAVGQESVQPTEELNSYVSVDVGEEPAVDDDSSSQSVDSLMADWQEDLEAFKQMEKDEL; encoded by the exons TACCCCGCAGATGAGCTGATGCCTTTGACTTGCCGTGGGAGAGTACGTGGACTAGAGCCCAGTCGAGGGGATATAGATGATGCCCTGGGCAA GTTCTCCCTCACCCTCATCGACACTCTTGACACCCTTGCA CTGTTAAATAAGACGGTGGAGTTTGAGGAGGCGGTGAGGAGAGTGGTGGCGGATGTACGGTTGGATAATGACATCGTGGTGTCCGTATTTGAGACCAACATCCGGGTGCTGGG TGGACTACTGGGAGGCCATTCCATGGCTGTCATGTTGAAAGAAAGTGGCCGAATGCTCTGGTACCAGGACGAGCTGCTGCACATGGCCAAAGATCTCGGACTCAGACTGCTGCCTGCATTTAACACCAGCAGTGGCCTGCCTTACCCTAGA GTGAACCTGCGTTATGGAGTCCGTGGACCCGAGACCCGCACAGGCACTGAAACGGACACCTGCACTGCCTGTGCCGGGACAATCATTCTAGAATTTGCAGCCCTGAGCCGCTTTACTGGCGACCCCACATTTGAG GCTCATGCGAGAAGAGCTCTTGACTTCCTTTGGGAAAAGAGACAGAGGAACAGTAATCTAGTGGGAACAACCATCAATATCCACTCGGGAGAGTGGGTCCGCAGGG ACAGCGGAGTTGGGGCAGGCATAGATTCCTATTATGAGTACTTAATGAAGGCTTATATATTACTTGGAGATGATCGATTTCTTCAGCGCTTTAACACT CACTATGCATCCATTATGAAATACATCAGCCAACCTCCTCTGCTACTGGATGTCCACATCCACAAACCCCTTCTGCCAGCTCGAACCTGGATGGACTCCTTGCTTGCCTTTTTCCCTGGATTGCAG GTATTAAAGGGGGATATCCGGCCAGCCATAGAGACGCATGAAATGCTTTATCAGGTTACCAAGAAACACAACTTCCTCCCTGAG GCCTTCACGACTGATTTCAGGGTTCACTGGGCTCAGCACCCCCTCCGGCCAGAGTTTGCAGAAAGCACTTACTTCCTCTATAAG GCAACCAGAGATCCATATTACCTGGAGGTGGGCCGCACCATACTGGAGAACCTGAACCGATTCGCTCGGGTTCCCTGTGGCTTTGCTGCTATGAAGGACGTGAGGACAGGGAGCCACGAGGACCG CATGGACTCGTTTTTCCTGGCGGAGATGTTTAAGTACCTGTTCCTGTTGTTTGCTGAGGAGGAGGATTTGCCTTTTAATGTGGAGGACTACGTATTTACCACAGAAGCTCATCTGTTGCCTCTTTCCCTCTCCACCGCTTCAAACTCACAGGCGCCCCCTTTGGTAAACAATATG GCTGGAGAGGAGCTTGATGACTCAAATTTTGAGTGGACTTGCCCTAACACCCGCCTACTCTTTCCTGATCCCGCCTTCCCACGCAATCTCCGCGAACCAATCAGGAGTGCGGTGGATAAGAGTTGTCCGCGCCCAACTACTCATCG AGATCCTGGTATGGGACGTCCTCCTCTTAGGGCTCAAGACTTTATGGCCAATAACCCTGAACATTTGGAGCTGCTGAGGCGGATGGGTGTCAGTCTCATCCATTTGAAGGATGGCAGAGTACAACTTGTTCAACATGCCACACAG GCTGTGAGCGCAGTTGCTGCAGAAGACGGCATGCGCTTTATGCAGGAAATGATGGAGCTGTCCAGCCAGCAGCAGAAGGAGCAGCTTCCTCCACGAGCTGTTCAGATTGTTTCACACCCTTTTTTTGGTAGAGTGGTTTTGACTGCAGGCCCTGCGCAGTTTGGAATGGATCTTTCCAAAAGCAGTTCTGGA GTGCGTGGGTTCGTAACTGTAGCGGAGCCCTATAACGGCTGTTCTGAGTTGAGTAACGGAGAAATTGTGGCCGGCCGCATTGCTCTGCTGCAAAGAGGCCAGTGCATGTTTGCAGAGAAGGCCAGGCACATTCAGAAAGCTGGGGCCATCGGAGGTATCGTTATAG ATGACAATGAGGGCAGCAGCAGTGATACAGCTCCATTGTTCCAAATGGCGGGAGATGGGCGGAACACTGATGATGTCACTTTACCACTTCTTTTCCTGTTCCATAAAGAGGGTAACATCCTGTTGGAGGCTCTAAAGGAGTACAGGGAGGTGGAGGTGCTGCTAAGTGATAAAGCTAGAGACAGAG GTACGGAAGGAGCAGAGGAAGAGGACTGCTCCACCGAAGAGAAAGACCACACTTCTCCCGCCTCTTCGGAACCTGTCGACCAATCACAAGTAACTACTCAGGAACAGACAACAGGCGACTCGGCCGTGGGACAAGAGTCAGTTCAGCCAACGGAGGAACTTAACAGTTACGTTTCCGTGGATGTAGGGGAGGAGCCTGCGGTGGACGACGACTCGAGCAGCCAATCGGTGGACTCGTTGATGGCTGATTGGCAGGAGGACTTGGAAGCGTTTAAGCAGATGGAGAAGGATGAGCTTTGA
- the edem3 gene encoding ER degradation-enhancing alpha-mannosidase-like protein 3 isoform X2, translated as MWMLHSATMLPAFLLLFLLGTSISLSEAMSRDEKNKLRNQVLEMFDHAYQNYMDHAYPADELMPLTCRGRVRGLEPSRGDIDDALGKFSLTLIDTLDTLALLNKTVEFEEAVRRVVADVRLDNDIVVSVFETNIRVLGGLLGGHSMAVMLKESGRMLWYQDELLHMAKDLGLRLLPAFNTSSGLPYPRVNLRYGVRGPETRTGTETDTCTACAGTIILEFAALSRFTGDPTFEAHARRALDFLWEKRQRNSNLVGTTINIHSGEWVRRDSGVGAGIDSYYEYLMKAYILLGDDRFLQRFNTHYASIMKYISQPPLLLDVHIHKPLLPARTWMDSLLAFFPGLQVLKGDIRPAIETHEMLYQVTKKHNFLPEAFTTDFRVHWAQHPLRPEFAESTYFLYKATRDPYYLEVGRTILENLNRFARVPCGFAAMKDVRTGSHEDRMDSFFLAEMFKYLFLLFAEEEDLPFNVEDYVFTTEAHLLPLSLSTASNSQAPPLAGEELDDSNFEWTCPNTRLLFPDPAFPRNLREPIRSAVDKSCPRPTTHRDPGMGRPPLRAQDFMANNPEHLELLRRMGVSLIHLKDGRVQLVQHATQAVSAVAAEDGMRFMQEMMELSSQQQKEQLPPRAVQIVSHPFFGRVVLTAGPAQFGMDLSKSSSGVRGFVTVAEPYNGCSELSNGEIVAGRIALLQRGQCMFAEKARHIQKAGAIGGIVIDDNEGSSSDTAPLFQMAGDGRNTDDVTLPLLFLFHKEGNILLEALKEYREVEVLLSDKARDRESIFKGKALPGALLDGSTEGAEEEDCSTEEKDHTSPASSEPVDQSQVTTQEQTTGDSAVGQESVQPTEELNSYVSVDVGEEPAVDDDSSSQSVDSLMADWQEDLEAFKQMEKDEL; from the exons TACCCCGCAGATGAGCTGATGCCTTTGACTTGCCGTGGGAGAGTACGTGGACTAGAGCCCAGTCGAGGGGATATAGATGATGCCCTGGGCAA GTTCTCCCTCACCCTCATCGACACTCTTGACACCCTTGCA CTGTTAAATAAGACGGTGGAGTTTGAGGAGGCGGTGAGGAGAGTGGTGGCGGATGTACGGTTGGATAATGACATCGTGGTGTCCGTATTTGAGACCAACATCCGGGTGCTGGG TGGACTACTGGGAGGCCATTCCATGGCTGTCATGTTGAAAGAAAGTGGCCGAATGCTCTGGTACCAGGACGAGCTGCTGCACATGGCCAAAGATCTCGGACTCAGACTGCTGCCTGCATTTAACACCAGCAGTGGCCTGCCTTACCCTAGA GTGAACCTGCGTTATGGAGTCCGTGGACCCGAGACCCGCACAGGCACTGAAACGGACACCTGCACTGCCTGTGCCGGGACAATCATTCTAGAATTTGCAGCCCTGAGCCGCTTTACTGGCGACCCCACATTTGAG GCTCATGCGAGAAGAGCTCTTGACTTCCTTTGGGAAAAGAGACAGAGGAACAGTAATCTAGTGGGAACAACCATCAATATCCACTCGGGAGAGTGGGTCCGCAGGG ACAGCGGAGTTGGGGCAGGCATAGATTCCTATTATGAGTACTTAATGAAGGCTTATATATTACTTGGAGATGATCGATTTCTTCAGCGCTTTAACACT CACTATGCATCCATTATGAAATACATCAGCCAACCTCCTCTGCTACTGGATGTCCACATCCACAAACCCCTTCTGCCAGCTCGAACCTGGATGGACTCCTTGCTTGCCTTTTTCCCTGGATTGCAG GTATTAAAGGGGGATATCCGGCCAGCCATAGAGACGCATGAAATGCTTTATCAGGTTACCAAGAAACACAACTTCCTCCCTGAG GCCTTCACGACTGATTTCAGGGTTCACTGGGCTCAGCACCCCCTCCGGCCAGAGTTTGCAGAAAGCACTTACTTCCTCTATAAG GCAACCAGAGATCCATATTACCTGGAGGTGGGCCGCACCATACTGGAGAACCTGAACCGATTCGCTCGGGTTCCCTGTGGCTTTGCTGCTATGAAGGACGTGAGGACAGGGAGCCACGAGGACCG CATGGACTCGTTTTTCCTGGCGGAGATGTTTAAGTACCTGTTCCTGTTGTTTGCTGAGGAGGAGGATTTGCCTTTTAATGTGGAGGACTACGTATTTACCACAGAAGCTCATCTGTTGCCTCTTTCCCTCTCCACCGCTTCAAACTCACAGGCGCCCCCTTTG GCTGGAGAGGAGCTTGATGACTCAAATTTTGAGTGGACTTGCCCTAACACCCGCCTACTCTTTCCTGATCCCGCCTTCCCACGCAATCTCCGCGAACCAATCAGGAGTGCGGTGGATAAGAGTTGTCCGCGCCCAACTACTCATCG AGATCCTGGTATGGGACGTCCTCCTCTTAGGGCTCAAGACTTTATGGCCAATAACCCTGAACATTTGGAGCTGCTGAGGCGGATGGGTGTCAGTCTCATCCATTTGAAGGATGGCAGAGTACAACTTGTTCAACATGCCACACAG GCTGTGAGCGCAGTTGCTGCAGAAGACGGCATGCGCTTTATGCAGGAAATGATGGAGCTGTCCAGCCAGCAGCAGAAGGAGCAGCTTCCTCCACGAGCTGTTCAGATTGTTTCACACCCTTTTTTTGGTAGAGTGGTTTTGACTGCAGGCCCTGCGCAGTTTGGAATGGATCTTTCCAAAAGCAGTTCTGGA GTGCGTGGGTTCGTAACTGTAGCGGAGCCCTATAACGGCTGTTCTGAGTTGAGTAACGGAGAAATTGTGGCCGGCCGCATTGCTCTGCTGCAAAGAGGCCAGTGCATGTTTGCAGAGAAGGCCAGGCACATTCAGAAAGCTGGGGCCATCGGAGGTATCGTTATAG ATGACAATGAGGGCAGCAGCAGTGATACAGCTCCATTGTTCCAAATGGCGGGAGATGGGCGGAACACTGATGATGTCACTTTACCACTTCTTTTCCTGTTCCATAAAGAGGGTAACATCCTGTTGGAGGCTCTAAAGGAGTACAGGGAGGTGGAGGTGCTGCTAAGTGATAAAGCTAGAGACAGAG AATCCATATTTAAGGGGAAAGCCCTCCCGGGCGCCCTGTTGGATGGCA GTACGGAAGGAGCAGAGGAAGAGGACTGCTCCACCGAAGAGAAAGACCACACTTCTCCCGCCTCTTCGGAACCTGTCGACCAATCACAAGTAACTACTCAGGAACAGACAACAGGCGACTCGGCCGTGGGACAAGAGTCAGTTCAGCCAACGGAGGAACTTAACAGTTACGTTTCCGTGGATGTAGGGGAGGAGCCTGCGGTGGACGACGACTCGAGCAGCCAATCGGTGGACTCGTTGATGGCTGATTGGCAGGAGGACTTGGAAGCGTTTAAGCAGATGGAGAAGGATGAGCTTTGA